TGCCTTTTCTTTGGTCAGATATTCTTTCGCTGCATCACAATCCTTAAATGACACATCCAACTGCACACAGGAAAATCCATCCTTTTTGATTCTGCGGATTGTTTCATCAATGTCAAACGGATAATATCCCGTAAAAATGCCTGTACTGATCATATATTTTCCCTCCTTTTCTTAAAACTCCGTATGTAATGGCAGAATTCTCTTCTCTTCAATCGCTTTCGGAATTGTACAGAGAATATCTATTACATGTCTCGCATGCTCCGGTGTCAGTCCTGTCTGTGTATCCTGTTCGATTGCTTCAATCAAATCTGCCAGACATTCACACTGTTCAAACTCTCTGTCCGGCTCTGTAACCGGTAACGGATCCATCCAACCGCGTACTTTAATTGCCGGGTCATCCACATACAGACGAACGCCTTCTCCTTGTCCGATGGTCAGTTCTCCCAGAATCGTAACGGTTCCATGAGTTCCATATACTTCCAGCATATTTACAGTCGATGCTTTCTGACAGAAACCGGTATCAATGATTCCGATACATCCATCTCCCCAATCCAGTGTGATCAGGTAATTATCCGGAAGCATATCTGATTTGATCTTCTTTCCGTCAAATGCTCCAGAACGTACTGTCCGTTCCGGTTCTGAAATGGCAGCCATACATCCGACTTCTTTCGCCGGCCCCATCACGGCAGTTGCCATGGTGATTCCATGAACCCCCATGTCGTATAATGCGCCGGCTCCCGGTTTGAAAAACCAGGACGGATCCGCATCACGGAACTGAAAATACTCCGGTCCTCCATGGGATGCGTGTACCCGAACCATCGTTACTTTTCCAATTGCACCGCTTTGAATGATCTCCCGTACTTTCTGGATATCCGGGCGGATCATATGGATCGGAGATGCAGAAAACTTCACATTTGCTGCTTTCGCCGCCTCAATCTGTTCTGTCACCTCTTCTACCGTCAACGCAATTGGCTTCTGGGAATACAAGTGTTTTCCTGCTCTCAGAGCTTTCATATTAATCTCATGATGTGCCTGGATAGATGCTGTATCCATCAAAATATCAAATTCACATTTTCCCAGCAGTTCATCAATCCCCCCATACCATTGCGGTACATGAAATTTTTCTGCCACCTCTTTTGCCCGGTCTGCATTGATATCACAGACCGCAACCAGTTCTGCTTTCTCAATGCGGCGCATCTGCGGAATGTAAATTTCCTGGGCAATCATCCCACATCCCATGATCGCAACTTTCCACTTTTTCATACGTTTCCTCCTTTTCCTGTTTTTATGATCCTGATCTAAAATTTCCCATATTTAATGTTTTTTCCGTTCTTCTTCTCTCCAATTGTTCTGATATCCACTGATCAGATCTACAAACCTTTTCGCCGTCAGGTGTGGCCGTGTAATTGCACTTCCCACAACAACCGCATGTGCTCCCAAATACAGGCATTTAATCGCATCTTCCGGAGTATAAATATGCCCTTCCATGATCAGATATGCCTGATCACCGAAGTCCCGACACATTCTTGCAAATTCTCTAAGATCTGGCTGTTCAATGTCTTTTGTTTGCCTAGTATAGCCATAGAGTGTCGGGCCAATCACATCTGCTCCCAGTTCCAATGCTCTTTTTGCTTCCTCATAAGTAGACACATCTGCAAAAATAATGGCTTCCGGTAATGCCTCTTTTACTTCTGGCAATAAATGATAAGCTTCTCTTCCATTTATCATCTGATCTGTACAGTCTAGTGCAATAATATCTGCTCCTGCTTCATAAACTTGTTTTGCTGCTTCCAATGTTGGTGTGATAAACACATCGGTTCCTTCCTGCCAGATTTTATACAAACCGATAATTGGCAAATCTACCACTTCTCGAATTGCGCGGATCTGTTCCGGTGAATTAGCACGGATTCCAACTGCTCCCGCCCATTGTGCAGCTTCTGCCATTTTCACCGGCATTTCTTCACTGTAAATTGGATCATCATGCTGCACCTGACATGATACGATCAGCCCACCTTTCAGTGACTCTAAAATTTCACGTTTTCGTGCATCTGTTGTCTTCATATCATTTCCTCCCTTTTATTTTTTGTCATATACGCTACGTTCTCTGCCTGTTCAAAAACACATCCCCGCGCTTTTCCTTGCCATTTCCAAAGTTTCCACCACTTGAAGGGTTGTTTCCAACCTTCTGTTGCAGTCCTCAAAATCCTGATTCTGAATCATTTTCATGATTTCCTGCACTTCGATACACCAATGTCCCATTGTGTGCAGATTATATGTCTTTCTGTCTGATTTCGTCACAACTGTCACTTCATCACATCGATTACTTTCTGCCGGAACTAAAATATATCCTTTCTCGCCCAATAACTGTACACTGTTCTCACACCACACATCTTTTGCTCCGGTACACTGGCAAAGGAATTCCGGATATTCCAAAATCAAAATTCCACTGGTATCAATCCCATTTTCCGCTTTTTGCGGGAAATAATGTACACGTTCCGGTTTCCCGTATAAGCCAACCACGAAATAGATATTGTACAAATTAATGTCCATTAGCGCTCCACCTGCAAATTCCGGATTAAAAATATTGGGGTTCTCTCCATCTCTGAACTGATCATATCTACTGGAATACTGGCAGAATGTACACAGGATTATTTTCACTTTTCCGATAGTCGGCAACTGCTCTTTTACTACTCTGTAATTTGGCATATACATTGTAGTAATTCCTTCTATAAGAAATAAATTTCTTTCTTTTGCCATTCTAATAAGTTCTTCTGATTCTTCTGAATATACAGTAAAAGGTTTCTCGCAGACTACATGTTTTCCATGTTCCAACGCTCTTTTTGCCTGCTGATAATGTAAACTGTTTGGAGATGCAATGTAAATCAGATCAATGGTTTTATCCGCATACAACTCTTCCAGCTCTGTATAAACTTTTCGGACTCCATACTTTTTTGCAAACAGTTCTCCTCGCTTTTTTTCTCTTGAGTGAACTGCTGCACATTCCACACCATCTGCCATCTGAATTCCTTTTAAAAATTCTCCAGTAATCATACTAGTTCCGATTGTTCCAATCTTCATCTTCACCACCTCATCGCATCTGACAGGATGCACCTATTAGTTCCATCCTTCCTTTTAGCCCTATTATGCCATACTCTTGCGGAACCAGAATATGATCTCCCTTTCCCACTTTCAGGTCTCCGATACTACCCTCTCCATTAATCACATTCAGGATCAGAAACGGCTCTTTTTGCTTTATATAACAGTTTTTTTCCAATTCCATTCTCCAAATGGTATAACAGGGATGTTGTATCAGAACATATTTACTATTCTTTTCTTGATTTATTTTATGTTTCACACATTGTTCTACAGGTTTTGCCGGAACCCTCACTACCTCCAATGCTTTCGCCGTCTGCAGTTCCCTTTTCTTTCCATTTTCAAGGCGATCATAGTCATACAAACGATAGGTAATGGTGGAATTTTGTTGAATTTCCAGTAATTTGATTCCGCCCTTGATAGCATGTAATGTTC
This window of the Mediterraneibacter butyricigenes genome carries:
- a CDS encoding Gfo/Idh/MocA family protein, yielding MKKWKVAIMGCGMIAQEIYIPQMRRIEKAELVAVCDINADRAKEVAEKFHVPQWYGGIDELLGKCEFDILMDTASIQAHHEINMKALRAGKHLYSQKPIALTVEEVTEQIEAAKAANVKFSASPIHMIRPDIQKVREIIQSGAIGKVTMVRVHASHGGPEYFQFRDADPSWFFKPGAGALYDMGVHGITMATAVMGPAKEVGCMAAISEPERTVRSGAFDGKKIKSDMLPDNYLITLDWGDGCIGIIDTGFCQKASTVNMLEVYGTHGTVTILGELTIGQGEGVRLYVDDPAIKVRGWMDPLPVTEPDREFEQCECLADLIEAIEQDTQTGLTPEHARHVIDILCTIPKAIEEKRILPLHTEF
- a CDS encoding N-acetylmannosamine-6-phosphate 2-epimerase, whose translation is MKTTDARKREILESLKGGLIVSCQVQHDDPIYSEEMPVKMAEAAQWAGAVGIRANSPEQIRAIREVVDLPIIGLYKIWQEGTDVFITPTLEAAKQVYEAGADIIALDCTDQMINGREAYHLLPEVKEALPEAIIFADVSTYEEAKRALELGADVIGPTLYGYTRQTKDIEQPDLREFARMCRDFGDQAYLIMEGHIYTPEDAIKCLYLGAHAVVVGSAITRPHLTAKRFVDLISGYQNNWREEERKKH
- a CDS encoding Gfo/Idh/MocA family protein, with amino-acid sequence MKIGTIGTSMITGEFLKGIQMADGVECAAVHSREKKRGELFAKKYGVRKVYTELEELYADKTIDLIYIASPNSLHYQQAKRALEHGKHVVCEKPFTVYSEESEELIRMAKERNLFLIEGITTMYMPNYRVVKEQLPTIGKVKIILCTFCQYSSRYDQFRDGENPNIFNPEFAGGALMDINLYNIYFVVGLYGKPERVHYFPQKAENGIDTSGILILEYPEFLCQCTGAKDVWCENSVQLLGEKGYILVPAESNRCDEVTVVTKSDRKTYNLHTMGHWCIEVQEIMKMIQNQDFEDCNRRLETTLQVVETLEMARKSAGMCF